CGCGGTCGAGGGACCGGGGCAGCTCGGTCTTGCCGAAGCGGAGCTTCCGCAGCGGCTGGGGCAACCCCCCTCCGATGTCGAGGCGGTGCTCGCTGAGATGATCGCGGCCGGGACGATGCGGCGCATCGGCCGGGGGCTGCTCGTCCTGCCTGGAGCGATCGAACAGACCGGTGCGCGGATCCGCTCGATTCTCGAGGGGCACCAGAAGGCAAACCCCCTGAGCTGGGGCATTCTCAAGAGCGAGCTCAAGAAGCGGCTCGAACGCCAGAGCCATCCCGATGTAGTCGAGGTGTGGCTCCAGGAGCGGCAGGCCGCCGGCGAGATCCATCTGCGCGACGATCGTATCCGCATCGGCGAGGGGCGCATCGACCTCTCGCCCCACCAGGAAACCCTTCGCGCCAGGATCCTCGACGATCTAGGCAAGCGCGGCTTCACCGCGCCCACGCAGAAGGAGTTCCTCGAGTCTCTCCGTTCGCCCGCCGAGGGGGAGGAGATGCTCAATCACTTGATTCGCGAGGGCGAGCTGGTCCGCATCCCTCCGGACCTTCTGCTGCCGGCCGGTCGCGTCGAGGAGATCCGGTCGCTTCTGCGGGAGCACTTCGCGCGCCAGACGGAGATGGCGGTCAGCTCGCTCAAGGAGATCCTCGCGGTCAGCCGCAAGCAGGCGGTCCCGCTTCTCGAGTGGATCGACAGACAACGATGGACCGAGCGGCGCGGGGACGTCCGGGTCGAGGGGCCGGCGCTGCGGGGCGACAGGTAGGGGGATACCATGCAAGGGCACAGGCACATCGCGATCCTGTCCACGGGGGGCACGATCGAGAAGACCTTCAACGAATCCGACGGCACCCTCGCGAACCAGCGCAGCGTGCTCGAGATCATGCTCGCCTCGCTGGTCCTGCACGGCGTGCACATCGATCGGATCCCCGTCATGAACCTCGACTCAGCGGACATGGAGGAGACCGACCAGGAGAGGATCGTCAAGGTCGCCGCCGCCTACTCGGAGTCGCACGACGGCCTCATCATCACGCACGGGACGGACCGGCTGGCCCGCACCGGCGAGATCCTCGTCGAGCGCCTGGGCGCATCGCCCAGGGTCCCGATCGTGCTGACCGGAGCGATGCGGCCCTACGAGCTGCGCACGAGCGACGCGCTGCAGAACCTGACCGAGGCGCTCCTCGCGGTCCAGGTCCTCGCCCCGGGCGTCTATGTCGTGATGCACAACACGGCCCTCCGATTCCCCGGAGTGGTGAAGGATCACAAGCGCATGACCTTCCGCAGGACCGAGGCGGGCGAGAGCCGTCAGACACCCTGAGGACGAACGACCGCAAGACCGGACGGCCATGGGACAGGAGGGCGGCCGCCCCTTGCGATCTAGACACTCAGCGCGAAGCGCGCTACGTCAACGGAGGACGAGCAGGCGCGTGGTCCTGACCGTCGTCACGCCCCCTTCCCTCACGACCGCCCTCGCGAAGTAGACTCCGCCCCCCAGGCGATGTCGCAGACCGCTGTCCCATCGATACGTGTGGGAGCCCGGAGACGCCTCGCCATCCAAGAGTACCGTGACGAGGCGTCCCGTGACGTCATAGACGGCGATCCGTGCGTGCGCGGCCCGTGGAAGATCCAGGAGGAGGACGCCGCCTCCTCCGGCTGTCGCGCTCGCGAGAAGACGCAGTTCCTTGGGGAGATCGACGGTCCCTTCCTCCGTGCCCGCCGGATCGATCTGATAGGCGAGCAGCGTCACATCGTGCTCGTTGTAGATCACGTCGAAACAGACTCCGGGCTCAAGGCACTTACCGAAGATCATGTCGAACCCGCCCTGCTTCGAGCCGTAGGTCATGACGGTGTAGCTGTCGCCGGGTTGCACGTGGTGGCCGTCAATCGCGACGACCTCCAGCGTCCCGCCGAGGACCGCCTCGCCCGTCACATCGAGGAGATCAACACTCTCGGGCGTCGTCCCGCCCAGCTCGGCAACGATCCGACCGGAGGATCCCTGCGCGTAGTTCCCCTCGATGCGAAGCGTGCCGGTCGAAGATCCCGGGGCGACCGCGCCGGCGTTGTTCACGACATTCCCCCGCACGATTCCGCTCCCACGCAGAGTGCCGAAGTCCGCCACGATCGGGTTGGGCGACTCCAGAATCCCCTCGATACGGGCCTCTCCATACGAGAACGAGCATGTGCCCGGCACGGTCCAGGTGCACCCGTCGGTGACGTTCAGCCGCCCATCGATTCGGAGGTTCCCGGTTGTCGAGAAGTCACGCCCGTGTTGAATCGTGAAGTCTCCCGCAGGACCGATTCTCGCAAACCCGGAGAGCCCGTTGCCCCCTCCGTAGTCGCGATGGATGTTGGAGTTCGGGCCGTCGAGGAGGATCGTCGCGTTTGCCGTGTCGACGGGTGCGTTGTTGAGCGCGATCGACGAGTTCGTCCGAGCGATCCAGGTGCCGCCGGTCAGGGTGCGGGAGGCATAGTTCTGGGGCGCCTGGTGTATCTGGAGCTGGGCGCCGCCCGTCGCCTCGCAGACGCTCTGGTTGTTGAAGCCGCTTGTGTCGACGCGCAGCGGCACGCCGGACACATCGGCCCGCACCGTGCCCCGGTTCAGGAACGAACAGAGGATCCGGCCCTTCCCACGAATCGTGTGATCCGCTTCTTGCGTTAGGCGGCTACCCGTGTATGAGTGGATGTAGTCGCTGTTGTCGTTCCCATTCATGAGGATCGCGCCCGTTCCGGTCAGGGAGACGTTGGTCCGCACGTCGATCCAGGCATCCCCCGCGCCGGTGTCGTTGAGTCTGATCGTGCCGTTGTTGACGAGCTGCGAGCCTCCCATGTAGAGGGTATAGCCCGTCGCGGCGTCGACCCATCCGTCCTCCACGATGGTGAGATCGGAGATCCAGCCGTTCTGGGCCTTGACGGCGGAGGATCCGCTGCGGCTGATGGTCCCCCCGACGACCTTTGCCTGGTTGTAGAGCTGGACGTTCCCGCCATCGGCGAAGATCGTCCCGCCGGCGTTCTGGAGGGTGTAGTTGTCGCGGATCTGCAGCTCGCCGCCGTTGCTGGCGCGGAGGAGTCCGTCGTTCGTCTTGTCGGATCCGGAGATTCGAAGGTAGCCGCCGCTCCGGTCGGCATCGATGGTGCCGTGGTTCACGAACCGGGCGGTAATCGCTCCGGAGCCGCGGATCGTGTGGCCGGCCTGCTGAGTCAACGTGCCGCCGCTATAGGACATGATCACGTCGCCCTGGTCCCCATTCAGCAGGATCTCCCCGCTTCCGGCGAGAGAGAGATCGACCCGGATGTCGAAGAACGAGTCGCCCGTGCCCGTGTCGTTGACCCGGATCGTCCCGTCGTTGGTCAGCGTGGATCCGAGCAGGTAGACCCCGTAGCCGCTCGGGAGGTCGACCCACCCCGTCGGCGCGATGGTGACGTTGGTGAAACGCGTGTTTCTGCTCCGCGCCACGGAGGACCCCGTCCGGTCGATCGTCCCGCCGTTGATGTAGCCGTCCTGGAAGAGGACATCCCCTCCGTCGGCCAGAATCGTCCCGCCGGCGTTCTCGATCGTGACCGAGGAGGTGTGCAGGAGGCCGCCGTTGCTCGCCCGGAACAACCCGTTGTTCGTCTTGCCGGTCGCGGAGAGACGGATGAACCCGCCGGGCCGATCCGCGTCGACCGTCCCGTAGTTGACCAACGGCGCGGTGATCCCCCCGAAGCCCCGTATCGTGTGGCCGGCCCGCTGCGTCAGCGCGTACCCGTAGTAGGACGAGATCAAGTCGTTCTCGTTGTCGCCGTTCATCACGATCGCGCCGCCGCCCGAGAGGTCCACGGGGTGGGTGATGTCGAGCGCTGCGTCGCCAGTGCCTTGCTCGTTCACCAGGATCTCGCCGTCGTTGATGAGCGTCGGGCCGTGCAGGTACAGGATGCGTCCGGTCTCGATGACCGTCCTCGCGGACGCGGTGTTCTCGATGCGGCCCCAGACCTGGGACGTCGCATTCGCTCGGAGGACGCCGTTGTTGATCAGACCTTCCGGGCCATTCGCCCAGATCAGCCGGCCTCCGAGGTTGATCGTCGCGTTCCGGTTCAGGACACGGATGCGGTCGACCCCGAAGTCCATGTCGCACGTGACCGTGAAGGAACCCGGACCGTCGGGGATGAGGGCGGACTCGCCGCCAGCGTTGGGCACGTTCTGCGGATCCCAGTTCGAGGCCGTGCCCCAGTTGCCGTCGGTCGCGATCCAGGTCATCTCCTGGGGGCTCGCTGTGCCGACAGCAAGGAGAAGGACAAGCCATGTGGGGATCAGCACCATCAAGCGTGGTCCCGGTCGTCGCGTTGACATCTCTCCATACCTCCCTAGGCACCCATGGTTGCCGCCGGTGTCTTCGATCGAGGCCCTTGCGTCCTCTGCATGGATCGTGGATTCCAACATGCCTGATTCCTCTTGCGCGCTGCGCACATCCCACTCCCCGCGAACCCAGGCCAAACCGTATGAGGAGGCGGTTACGCGGGGATTACGCGAGCCCGTCATGGCGCCCGCCGGGGGAGTCGTCGAGGAAAGGATCGTGGGCAGCGGAGTCCCCGGCACTCTCGCCCGGAGACCGGGGAACGGCTTTGAGGACAATGAGATCCCGGTGGAACCGGACTACTGGCTGCGCTCGACCAGGGCGACGCGAGGCCTGCCGGCAAGATCGGGGAGGATCTCGACCGAGCGGAAGCTCCCGCCGCCGAGCAGGGAGCGCACCGCCTCCCCCTGCGTGATCCCGATCTCGAGCGCCAGCAGGCCGCCGGGCGACAGTCGCGCGGCGGCCTGAGGAATCAACCGCTGCACGACATCAAGGCCGTCCTCGCCGCCTTCGAGGGCGGCGGCAGGCTCGTGGTCGCGGATCTCCGAGGCGAGACCCTTCATCTCCTGGCCGCTCACATAAGGCGGATTGGAGACGATGGCGTCGAACCTCTCGTCCGGGCCGATGGGGTCGAGCAGATCCCCTTCGAGGAACCGAACGCGGTCATCCAGTCCAAGGCGCACGGCGTTGCGCCGCGCCCAGACCAGCGCATCCGGGCTCTGGTCGATTCCCACGCCCGTCGCCTCCGCGAATCTCTCCATCAGAGCGAGGAGGATCGCCCCGCTGCCGGTCCCGACATCGAGGATCCGCGGGGCCGCGCCGCATCCCCCCATGCGCGCGCGCAGGCGCGTTTCGACGCGCTCGACCAGGATCTCGGTCTCGCTGCGCGGGATGAAGACGCCGGGGCCGACATCGAGCGTGAGACCCGCGAACTCCGCCGTGCCCAGCACGTACTGAAGCGGCTCGCGGGACATCCGGCGCTCGAGAAGCGCCTCGAATCTCGCGACGGCGTCGGGAGCGGGCGGGCGATCGAGGAGCCAGAGGCGGATCCGCGGAACGCCGAGCGCGGCCGCCATCAGATACTCGGCCTCGAGACGCGGATTCCCCGCCCCGATCGATTCGATCCGCGAAGCGGCTCCTCGAATCCACAGGAAGAGAGGATTGGGAAAGCCCCCGCTGTCGACCGACATCGCGATCCCGCTACTCGATCTGCGGAGCCTTCAACCGCGTCTCGTCCTCCGCCGCTTGAAGCGCGCGGACGAGGGGATCCAGGTCCCCCTCCATGACGTCGGGAAGATTGTAGAGGGTCAGCCCGATGCGGTGGTCGGTGACCCTCCCCTGCGGGAAGTTGTAGGTGCGGATCTTGGCGCTCCTGTCGCCCGTGGAGACCATGCTCCGCCGCGTCTGCGCCAGCTCGGCCTCCTGCTTCTGCCGCTGGGCGTCGAGCAACCGGGCCCTGAGAACCTTCAATGCCTTCGCCTTGTTCTTGAGCTGGCTCCTCTCGTCCTGGCACTGGACGACGATGCCGGTCGGGATGTGCTTCACCCGGACGGCCGAGTCGGTCGTGTTGACGCTCTGCCCGCCCGGCCCGGATGAGCGGAACACATCGATCTCGAGGTCCTTCTCCTCGATGCGGACATCGACTTCCTCTGCCTCGGGCAGGACCGCCACGGTGACCGCGCTCGTGTGGATCCTCCCGCTCGCCTCCGTCTCCGGAACCCTCTGGACGCGGTGCACGCCCGACTCGAACTTGAAGGTCCCGTAGGCGTCCTCGCCGTCGAGGGAGAAGATCACTTCCTTCATCCCCCCGATGCCGGTCGGATTGCTCGAGAGCTCCTCGAGGCGGAATCCCCGGTTCTCGGCGAACCGCGTGTACATGCGAAAGACGTCGCGGACGAAGAGGGCGGCCTCTTCCCCCCC
The genomic region above belongs to Candidatus Eisenbacteria bacterium and contains:
- a CDS encoding asparaginase yields the protein MQGHRHIAILSTGGTIEKTFNESDGTLANQRSVLEIMLASLVLHGVHIDRIPVMNLDSADMEETDQERIVKVAAAYSESHDGLIITHGTDRLARTGEILVERLGASPRVPIVLTGAMRPYELRTSDALQNLTEALLAVQVLAPGVYVVMHNTALRFPGVVKDHKRMTFRRTEAGESRQTP
- the prfA gene encoding peptide chain release factor 1, yielding MDELLKNYDHVRARVEELTLLMGDPKVLQDPREARRVGRERGRFEKILRAMDAYREAARAVTEAEEILAGSDPELQEIVKGELPEARERLIAGEGTLKSLLAPRDPNDDKNVIIEVRAGTGGEEAALFVRDVFRMYTRFAENRGFRLEELSSNPTGIGGMKEVIFSLDGEDAYGTFKFESGVHRVQRVPETEASGRIHTSAVTVAVLPEAEEVDVRIEEKDLEIDVFRSSGPGGQSVNTTDSAVRVKHIPTGIVVQCQDERSQLKNKAKALKVLRARLLDAQRQKQEAELAQTRRSMVSTGDRSAKIRTYNFPQGRVTDHRIGLTLYNLPDVMEGDLDPLVRALQAAEDETRLKAPQIE
- the prmC gene encoding peptide chain release factor N(5)-glutamine methyltransferase yields the protein MSVDSGGFPNPLFLWIRGAASRIESIGAGNPRLEAEYLMAAALGVPRIRLWLLDRPPAPDAVARFEALLERRMSREPLQYVLGTAEFAGLTLDVGPGVFIPRSETEILVERVETRLRARMGGCGAAPRILDVGTGSGAILLALMERFAEATGVGIDQSPDALVWARRNAVRLGLDDRVRFLEGDLLDPIGPDERFDAIVSNPPYVSGQEMKGLASEIRDHEPAAALEGGEDGLDVVQRLIPQAAARLSPGGLLALEIGITQGEAVRSLLGGGSFRSVEILPDLAGRPRVALVERSQ